In Ipomoea triloba cultivar NCNSP0323 chromosome 15, ASM357664v1, one genomic interval encodes:
- the LOC116006235 gene encoding histone acetyltransferase TAP1, producing METGALLSSMTTSSSSSSSLYSGVSIACSRFQVRNEISFPCKLKSEFVRGSRNVKVSRLRAGFWDAIKSGFAKNNSLQIVEPPSSIQEEEDPLPEEFVLVEKPLSDGAVEQIVFSSGGDVDIYDLQALCDKVGWPRRPLTKLAAALKNSYIVATLHSRIVSSEEEVNVQKKLIGMARATSDHAFNATIWDVLVDPSYQGQGLGKALIEKLIRTLLQRDIGNISLFADSQVVEFYQNLGFEPDPEGIKGMFWYPRY from the exons ATGGAAACCGGAGCTCTGCTTTCCTCCATGACAACATCTTCTTCGTCTTCGTCTTCCTT ATATTCTGGAGTTTCTATCGCTTGCTCCCGTTTTCAAGTTCGAAACGAGATTTCTTTTCCTTGCAAACTCAAGTCTGAGTTTGTCAGAG GTAGCAGGAATGTCAAGGTCTCTCGGTTGAGGGCTGGCTTCTGGGATGCAATTAAATCCGG GTTTGCAAAGAATAATAGTTTGCAGATTGTTGAACCCCCATCTTCCATCCAAGAAGAGGAAGATCCATTGCCTGAAGAATTTGTTCTAGTTGAAAAGCCACTATCTGATGGAGCAGTTGAACAAATTGTCTTTTCTTCAGGAGGAGATGTGGACATATATGATCTTCAGGCCTTATGTGATAAG GTTGGTTGGCCTCGAAGGCCACTGACTAAGCTTGCTGCAGCTCTAAAGAATAGCTACATTGTAGCAACTTTGCATTCTAGAATAGTATCATCTGAAGAAG AGGTGAATGTCCAAAAGAAGCTGATTGGTATGGCTCGTGCAACATCAGATCATGCTTTCAATGCTACCATTTGGGATGTTCTAGTAGATCCTTCCTATCAA GGCCAAGGGCTTGGGAAAGCACTTATCGAAAAGCTCATAAGGACACTTTTGCAAAGGGACATTGGAAATATTTCATTGTTTGCTGATAGTCAAG TTGTTGAATTTTATCAGAATCTAGGTTTTGAACCTGATCCTGAGGGCATCAAAGGTATGTTCTGGTACCCGAGGTATTAA
- the LOC116006827 gene encoding uncharacterized protein LOC116006827 encodes MACRRRHGITRSATFKEEIYRPSPMDDDDGDGESFSSASQSLAAQAIRASNQGGPTYDYTSMKSTNEAGGFWGVLARKAKAILDDDNMSRHFEAPTVSPPKASQTSQYHDHHQPFQPSDGRKMENPAIRKGLDALASSLNQFGGSLGTAFEEGRHIFENKTADIIQETQKMQIRRKGSNLDEENQVYGVRSQLQQVSAHPTHHMQIQTNTEDQLKASRDVAMATAAKAKLLVRELKTVKADLTFAKQRCSQLEDENRILREAREKGGNPADDDMIRLQLETLLAEKARLANENAVYARENHFLREIVEYHQLTMQDVVYLDEGIEEVTEVYPIPGVSRGLSSSPPSPASPRSLPDTSSLSTAFSVTKYPIRRSSSVSKFPVPLSPQVVTDVPKLEAPPIFKAEASKKK; translated from the exons ATGGCGTGCAGGCGTAGACACGGGATCACGAGGTCAGCCACATTCAAGGAAGAGATTTACCGGCCATCACCTATGGACGATGACGACGGCGACGGCGAGTCGTTCTCCTCCGCGTCGCAGTCGCTGGCCGCTCAGGCCATTAGAGCCTCC AATCAGGGAGGTCCTACCTATGACTATACATCGATGAAGAGTACAAATGAAGCAGGCGGTTTTTGGGGTGTTCTAGCTAGGAAAGCTAAAGCGATTCTAGATGATGATAACATGTCCAGGCACTTTGAAGCTCCAACCGTCAGTCCTCCGAAAGCCAGCCAG ACTTCCCAATACCATGATCACCATCAGCCATTTCAACCCTCTGATggtagaaaaatggagaatccTGCAATTCGTAAGGGTTTGGATGCACTCGCATCTTCACTTAACCAATTTGGTGGTAGCCTTGGAACTGCTTTTGAG gaGGGACGTCATATTTTTGAGAACAAGACTGCAGACATAATTCAAGAAACACAAAAAATGCAGATCAGGAGAAAGGGGTCCAATCTCGATGAGGAAAATCAGGTCTATGGTGTACGTAGCCAGTTGCAGCAAGTTTCAGCACACCCAACTCATCACATGCAGATACAAACTAATACAGAAGATCAACTCAAGGCATCTCGCGAC GTGGCAATGGCAACAGCAGCCAAAGCTAAACTTCTTGTGAGAGAACTGAAAACTGTTAAAGCAGATCTGACATTTGCAAAACAACGGTGCTCCCAATTGGAAGATGAAAATAGGATCCTTCGAGAGGCTCGTGAAAAGGGAGGCAACCCTGCAGATGATGACATG ATACGCCTTCAACTTGAAACCTTGCTAGCTGAGAAGGCTCGGTTAGCAAACGAGAATGCTGTGTATGCTCGGGAGAATCACTTCTTGAGAGAAATTGTTGAATACCACCAACTCACAATGCAAGATGTTGTGTATTTGGATGAAGGCATTGAAGAGGTGACAGAAGTTTACCCCATTCCAGGAGTCTCGAGGGGGCTGTCTAGTTCCCCGCCATCGCCTGCATCCCCACGGTCACTACCTGATACTTCATCACTATCGACAGCCTTCTCTGTGACCAAGTACCCAATAAGGAGAAGCTCTTCTGTGTCCAAGTTTCCGGTTCCACTTTCACCGCAAGTAGTAACAGATGTTCCCAAGCTTGAAGCCCCACCAATTTTCAAAGCCGAAGCTTCCAAGAAAAAATAA
- the LOC116005541 gene encoding BTB/POZ domain-containing protein At3g08570, whose amino-acid sequence MLRDEGRKSKSRIRKGKSVAAFRCCSRVKVRASIVARGGGGCGSGDGAVRRRRRGEMLSQQQSPSTSLRRSPPSTTTTPKLSGNPNTFATRIFSDVAGDITIVVNGESFLLHKFPLVSQSGKIRKMVAEAKNPNLSKLELNHIPGGPEAFELAAKFCYGMNFEITAANVAHLRCAAEYLEMADDFREENLIVRTETYLNEVVAQSLEKSVEVLSACETLLPIAEELEIPERCVHAIAKVACQEQLVSGLSHLECDDSGPLELKERCLEWWVEDLSILRIDFYCRVITAMGQAGVRTDTIVASLMHYAQVFLKGIGKAQIWNPARAYPRLAENNQRIIVENLVTLLPPEKSSSIPLSFLFGMLRMAIMVDATLACRLELERRIASRLEMVLLDDLLIPSTQAGDSLFDVDTVHRILVHFLQRVEDEDNEDCGYESEGIGSPSHGSILKVGRLIDTYLAEIAPDPYLSLDKFIAMIAVLPDYARVIDDGLYRAIDIYLKAHPMLSEQESKKLCKFIDCQKLSQEACNHAAQNDRLPVQMVVKVLYFEQLRLKNALSGSSGDGFLSQKISSGVTSAAISPRDTYASLRRENRELKLEISRMRVRLSDLEKEQVFMKQGMMEKSGHGRTFLTSISKGIGRIGIFGGPNGGKQHKSGRKSRAPEGKTGRSRLKITSNRAFSVFSNTIFPS is encoded by the exons ATGCTACGAGACGAAGGAAGGAAAAGCAAAAGCAGAATAAGAAAGGGGAAAAG CGTCGCGGCGTTCCGGTGCTGTTCTAGAGTGAAGGTGAGAGCCTCGATCGTCGCGCGCGGCGGCGGTGGATGCGGTTCCGGCGACGGTGCAGttagaaggagaagaagaggcGAAATGTTGTCGCAGCAGCAGTCTCCGTCCACCTCTCTCCGCCGCTCGCCGCCGAGTACTACCACCACTCCCAAGCTCTCCGGCAATCCGAACACGTTTGCTACACG TATATTTTCTGATGTTGCTGGGGATATTACTATTGTTGTTAATGGAGAGTCCTTCCTCCTTCATAAG tttCCTCTGGTATCTCAAAGTGGGAAGATCAGGAAGATGGTGGCAGAAGCGAAGAACCCGAATCTCTCAAAACTGGAACTCAATCACATACCTGGAGGACCTGAGGCGTTTGAGCTTGCTGCGAAGTTTTGTTATGGTATGAACTTTGAAATCACAGCTGCAAATGTGGCTCATCTGAGATGTGCAGCAGAGTACTTGGAAATGGCTGATGATTTTCGCGAAGAGAATCTGATTGTGCGCACAGAAACCTATCTGAACGAGGTTGTGGCTCAGAGCCTTGAAAAGTCGGTGGAGGTTCTGTCTGCCTGTGAGACGTTATTGCCTATTGCAGAGGAGCTGGAGATTCCGGAGAGATGTGTTCATGCTATAGCCAAGGTTGCTTGCCAGGAGCAACTGGTATCGGGCTTATCGCATTTAGAATGTGATGATAGTGGACCTCTGGAGCTTAAGGAAAGGTGCCTTGAATGGTGGGTTGAAGATCTCTCCATTCTTAGGATTGATTTTTACTGCAGGGTGATCACCGCCATGGGGCAGGCTGGGGTGCGAACAGATACCATTGTTGCATCTTTGATGCATTATGCGCAGGTATTCCTGAAGGGAATTGGGAAGGCGCAAATATGGAATCCAGCCAGGGCGTATCCTCGCTTGGCAGAAAACAACCAGAGAATCATTGTTGAAAATCTCGTGACTCTATTACCTCCAGAGAAGAGCTCGTCTATTCCACTTAGTTTTCTCTTCGGGATGTTGAGGATGGCGATCATGGTGGATGCAACACTGGCATGCCGGCTTGAGCTTGAAAGGAGGATAGCCAGTAGATTAGAAATGGTGTTACTCGATGACCTGCTCATTCCTTCGACTCAGGCTGGTGATTCTCTGTTTGATGTTGATACAGTCCACCGGATCTTAGTACATTTCCTGCAACgggttgaagatgaagacaatgaagATTGTGGATATGAATCAGAAGGAATTGGTTCTCCAAGCCATGGCTCTATATTGAAAGTCGGGCGGCTTATTGACACATATCTAGCCGAAATTGCTCCTGATCCATATTTGAGTCTCGACAAATTCATTGCTATGATAGCAGTGCTGCCTGATTATGCTCGTGTTATTGATGATGGACTTTACCGAGCTATAGATATCTATTTGAAG GCTCATCCGATGCTATCGGAGCAAGAAAGCAAGAAGCTATGCAAATTCATAGACTGCCAAAAGCTATCTCAAGAAGCCTGCAACCATGCTGCACAAAATGACAGGCTCCCAGTTCAGATGGTTGTGAAAGTTCTATATTTTGAACAGCTCCGCTTGAAAAATGCACTGTCGGGAAGTTCTGGGGATGGGTTTCTATCCCAAAAGATCAGCAGTGGTGTCACGAGTGCAGCCATCTCTCCTCGAGACACCTACGCTTCTCTAAGGAGAGAGAACCGAGAACTGAAGCTCGAGATATCAAGAATGAGGGTGAGGCTCAGTGATCTAGAGAAGGAACAGGTGTTCATGAAACAAGGGATGATGGAAAAATCGGGGCATGGGAGAACATTCTTAACCTCGATTTCCAAAGGCATAGGGAGGATCGGTATATTTGGCGGTCCAAATGGAGGGAAACAACACAAGTCTGGGAGGAAGTCGAGGGCGCCAGAAGGAAAAACTG GAAGAAGTCGTCTGAAAATAACATCCAACCGAGCATTCAGTGTGTTCTCAAACACGATCTTCCCATCTTGA
- the LOC116005542 gene encoding V-type proton ATPase subunit E-like gives MNDADVSKQIQQMVRFIRQEAEEKANEISVSAEEEFNIEKLQLVEAEKKKIRQEYERKTKQVEVRRKIEYSMQLNASRIKFLQAQDDVVNAMKESASKELLRVSEDKNAYKRLLKGLIVQSLLKLQEPSVLLRCREMDVSLVKSVVEDAKREYIEKDKTRRTPNITLDSVYLPPPPSGANVHGPSW, from the exons ATGAATGATGCCGATGTTTCGAAGCAAATACAGCAGATGGTCAGATTCATCCGGCAAGAAGCCGAAGAAAAAGCCAATGAGATCTCTGTATCTGCTGAGGAG GAATTCAACATTGAAAAGCTGCAATTAGTTGAAGCAGAAAAGAAAAAGATCAGGCAGGAGTACGAGCGTAAAACCAAGCAGGTTGAAGTTCGCAGGAAAAT CGAGTATTCTATGCAGCTAAATGCTTCTCGTATCAAGTTTCTCCAAGCTCAAGACGATGTTGTCAATGCCATGAAAGAGTCTGCTAGCAAGGAACTCCTGCGCGTGTCTGAAGACAAGAATGCCTATAAGAGACTTCTCAAGGGGTTGATTGTGCAG AGTCTGCTAAAGTTGCAAGAGCCATCAGTGTTGCTGCGGTGTAGGGAGATGGATGTTTCACTGGTGAAATCGGTGGTGGAAGACGCTAAGAGGGAGTACATTGAGAAAGACAAAACGCGTCGCACCCCTAACATTACTCTCGACAGTGTCTATCTTCCCCCTCCTCCAAGTGGTGCAAATGTCCATGGTCCCTCTTGGTAA
- the LOC116007159 gene encoding protein RETICULATA-RELATED 3, chloroplastic-like has translation MAAMSQLHFYTTAGLNRTQNRCLSPPSRHLFSDHGSAFSGDYTVSISSKKWESDSLLKLPSLCAGGGSGVGRGGGGGGGGGDGDWSAGGDSGSSGDSFGPIGAFLSGWRSRVAADPQFPFKVLMEELVGVSSCVLGDMASRPNFGLNELDFVFSTLVVGSILNFVLMYLLAPTASSVSQGLPSIFASCPPSHMFEPGSYGLISRLGTFVYKGTLFAAVGFAAGLVGTALSNGLIKIRKKMDPSFETPNKAPPTILNAATWAIHMGVSSNLRYQTLNGIEYVLDKTVSPFVFKSSVIVLRCLNNVLGGVSFVVLARMTGSQSVGDGGKLAAVEEDELAAERVKLVNQSENLQNESAVSK, from the coding sequence ATGGCGGCGATGTCGCAGCTTCATTTCTATACTACTGCTGGCTTGAATCGGACGCAGAATCGTTGTTTGAGCCCTCCGAGTCGGCATCTTTTTTCTGATCATGGTTCAGCGTTTTCCGGTGATTATACGGTTTCCATTTCTTCGAAGAAATGGGAGTCGGATTCGCTTCTGAAGTTGCCTTCCCTTTGTGCCGGCGGCGGGAGCGGCGTGGGACGAGGTGGaggcggcggaggaggaggaggagatggGGATTGGAGTGCAGGTGGTGATTCCGGATCTTCCGGGGATAGTTTCGGTCCGATCGGAGCTTTTCTCAGCGGGTGGAGATCTAGGGTTGCTGCGGATCCGCAGTTCCCTTTTAAGGTTCTTATGGAGGAGTTAGTGGGCGTTTCCTCCTGCGTGCTCGGAGACATGGCTTCCCGGCCTAACTTCGGGCTCAACGAGCTCGATTTCGTGTTCTCCACTCTGGTCGTCGGATCCATTTTGAACTTCGTGCTCATGTATCTCTTGGCGCCAACTGCTTCCTCTGTAAGCCAGGGTTTACCTTCCATTTTCGCCAGCTGTCCCCCGAGCCACATGTTTGAGCCCGGCTCTTACGGCCTGATCAGCAGGCTTGGCACTTTCGTGTACAAGGGCACTCTGTTTGCTGCTGTTGGATTCGCTGCAGGGCTGGTGGGAACCGCCCTCTCGAATGGACTGATCAAGATCAGGAAGAAGATGGATCCGAGTTTCGAAACACCAAACAAGGCTCCACCTACCATCCTGAATGCAGCTACCTGGGCAATCCACATGGGTGTAAGCAGCAATCTGCGGTACCAAACACTGAATGGGATCGAGTACGTGCTGGACAAGACTGTTTCTCCCTTCGTGTTCAAGAGCTCGGTGATAGTGTTGAGATGCCTGAATAATGTCCTCGGGGGAGTGTCGTTCGTGGTGTTGGCAAGAATGACGGGCTCACAGAGCGTCGGTGATGGAGGGAAGCTAGCTGCAGTAGAAGAAGATGAATTGGCTGCAGAAAGAGTGAAGTTGGTGAATCAAAGTGAGAATTTGCAGAATGAGTCTGCTGTCTCCAAGTGA
- the LOC116007077 gene encoding E3 ubiquitin-protein ligase RNFT1, with protein sequence MDASGGNSDAQRGVSSSTSTSAHSRRYGMQFSASNLFRSPVSSLLEYAGLLRTRSSQSETDSLINHGSSVGYREHFQSRPDDSGASTARLGNAEEVSIRIIGAGEQEQDRVGTVLPTPMVGPLRELSGQNEVFVQPISRSGSASSMASAFESQTDLRSDRGGEGFNQTTNGSPEMGASDGVGASNRDSSYQRYDIQQAARWIEQVLPFSLLLLVVFIRQHLQGFFVTIFLAAVMFKSNDIVRKQTALKGERKISVLAGVSILFTVHVVGFYWWFQKDELLYPLVMLPPKAIPPFWHAIFIIMVNDTLVRQAAMVPKCFLLIYYKNSKGRNYRKQGQMLTLVEYLVLLYRVLLPAPVWYRFFLNKEYGSLFSSLMTGLYLTFKLTSVVEKVQSFFSALKALSRREIHYGAYATSEQVIAAGDLCAICQEKMHAPILLRCKHIFCEDCVSEWFERERTCPLCRALVKPADLKSFGDGSTSLFFQLF encoded by the exons ATGGATGCGTCCGGTGGAAATTCGGACGCTCAAAGAGGGGTATCATCGTCCACTAGCACTAGTGCTCATTCTAGGAGATATGGAATGCAGTTTTCAGCCTCTAATTTGTTCCGATCCCCAGTGTCTAGCTTGTTGGAATACGCTGGTCTATTAAGGACAAGGTCCAGTCAATCAGAGACAGATAGTTTGATTAATCATGGATCATCTGTCGGATATCGAGAACATTTTCAGTCAAGACCTGATGATTCTGGAGCATCCACCGCCCGTCTTGGAAATGCAGAGGAGGTCTCAATTCGGATCATTGGTGCAGGTGAGCAAGAGCAGGATAGGGTTGGGACAGTTTTGCCTACACCAATGGTTGGACCATTAAGGGAGCTAAGTGGGCAAAATGAGGTCTTTGTGCAGCCAATTTCAAGGTCAGGTTCTGCATCTTCCATGGCATCAGCTTTTGAGAGTCAGACTGACTTGAGAAGTGATAGAGGAGGAGAGGGGTTCAATCAAACTACAAATGGCAGCCCCGAAATGGGGGCTAGTGACGGAGTTGGGGCTTCCAACAGGGATTCTTCTTACCAAAGATATGATATACAGCAAGCTGCTCGGTGGATTGAACAAGTTCTTCCTTTCTCCTTGCTGCTTTTGGTTGTTTTCATTCGACAGCACTTGCAAG GGTTTTTTGTTACAATTTTCCTTGCTGCTGTTATGTTCAAGTCTAATGATATTGTTCGAAAGCAAACAGCTCTTAAG GGTGAGAGGAAAATATCTGTTCTTGCTGGTGTCTCTATTCTGTTTACAGTTCATGTAGTTGGGTTTTATTGGTGGTTTCAGAAAGATGAACTTCTATACCCATTGGTGATGCTTCCACCAAAGGCCATACCACCGTTTTGGCATGCTATCTTTATAATCATGGTGAATG aTACTTTGGTTCGTCAAGCAGCAATGGTTCCCAAGTGTTTTCTATTGATATATTACAAGAATAGCAAGGGAAGAAACTATCGGAAGCAG GGACAAATGTTAACTTTGGTTGAGTATCTTGTGCTGCTCTATCGCGTGTTGCTGCCCGCTCCAGTTTGGTACCGTTTCTTTCTGAACAAGGAATATGGAAGTCTCTTTTCATCATTAATGACTGGGTTGTATTTAACTTTCAAGCTCACTTCTGTTGTTGAGAAG GTGCAATCATTTTTCAGTGCTTTGAAGGCTCTGTCACGTAGAGAGATCCATTATGGAGCTTATGCAACATCTGAACAG GTGATTGCAGCTGGGGATTTGTGCGCTATTTGCCAGGAAAAGATGCATGCACCAATCTTGCTACGCTGTAAACACATATTTTGTGAAGATTGTGTGTCTGAATG GTTTGAGAGGGAAAGGACATGCCCATTATGCAGGGCTTTAGTAAAACCGGCTGATCTCAAGTCATTTGGGGACGGATCAACTAGTCTGTTTTTCCAGTTATTCTAA
- the LOC116006826 gene encoding bromodomain testis-specific protein-like has product MRIEAVVLDQSGGGEMYRSVLKDGQSKNQVRRNSPRLSALNASKETQQKKASEGASEKEECHGDKKQGQPSKTRAGVKRKFSSLAAKHVSEVGVVATGSSGEISPRITVSLRSFLKDYLKPLINNIKNLQRSFRCTYKIARKTPTRADSRHTAKVLYTELVYTDRVTDVYVFDNSRCVDRRDAYEIFAEPVDPNEVKDYYEIIKNPMDFGTMRAKLHEGMYENLEQFEHDAFLIPDNAMNFNSPGTIYFRQARGICDLAKKVFHVLKTDPENFEMEFAGTKRRSIRKLQNETKELSKPQKDAKPDNPRPDIAANGPLFCLGAPSTLARSSKGSPRFGGNGDAPRSCSAEVSRRSTYTNWKSSLENECPKPAIPLNELNESYRESLTRFVEGLGPTAKRIANRKLQALEANIAPVQTPSFQVPTAYATFQMPSSVPSISSAALTSDLTLPDSIPGFGPPGNLPSIAETANKQKSSNKTAPGSVLQYKRSTKKVSETEKRAQNRGKISEKQPEDASKKTSSSKRPAGSSVIVDTRKPDDSKFRPIVLALEQSSPPELKTRNRRSTNASTLPPKSQNKSTPAPPCKNNAKADKASNSSSSSKAPALQPPTTQPMPPPSLPLLSGFTFNMPFLKAQLNQMNPSAAAPHTWDTRLFEATPRLAPRDYLRFGSSVSSSALNLAPNLDEHQQIPPPRACLYGNNTTANNAQSSWQSLAPPLDSDLSLQLYK; this is encoded by the exons ATGAGGATTGAAGCTGTTGTGCTAGATCAAAGTGGGGGAGGGGAAATGTATAGATCAGTGTTGAAAGATGGGCAGAGCAAAAACCAGGTAAGGAGAAACAGCCCCCGCCTTTCGGCCTTAAACGCCTCCAAGGAAACACAGCAGAAGAAGGCTTCTGAGGGGGCATCTGAGAAGGAAGAATGCCATGGGGACAAAAAGCAAGGGCAGCCCTCCAAAACAAGGGCAGGGGTGAAGAGAAAATTCTCCAGTTTGGCAGCCAAACATGTTTCTGAGGTTGG GGTAGTAGCCACGGGCAGCAGCGGGGAGATCAGCCCGCGAATAACGGTCAGTCTTCGTTCATTTCTCAAAGACTATTTGAAACCTTTGATTAACAACATCAAGAATTTGCAACGGTCTTTCAGGTGTACCTACAAAATTGCCCGAAAAACGCCTACTCGAGCTGATTCTAGACATACTGCAAAGGTACTTTACACTGAATTAGTGTATACTGATCGCGTTACAGATGTTTATGTGTTTGACAATTCGCGTTGTGTTGACAGGAGAGATGCCTATGAAATATTTGCCGAGCCAGTAGACCCCAATGAG GTTAAGGATTACTATGAAATCATCAAAAACCCTATGGATTTTGGAACCATGAGGGCTAAGCTTCATGAAGGGATGTATGAGAATCTTGAACAGTTTGAG CATGATGCATTCTTGATCCCAGATAATGCAATGAACTTCAACTCCCCTGGCACCATTTATTTCAGACAG GCTCGTGGCATATGTGATCTTGCCAAGAAAGTTTTCCATGTCCTGAAAACTGATCCTGAGAATTTCGAGATGGAATTCGCGGGGACAAAGCGAAGATCCATAAGGAAACTGCAAAATGAAACCAAGGAATTGTCAAAACCTCAGAAAGATGCCAAGCCTGATAATCCAAGACCTGATATTGCTGCAAATGGTCCACTGTTCTGCCTCGGTGCCCCATCAACACTCGCGAGGAGCAGCAAAGGGAGCCCGCGATTTGGTG GGAATGGAGATGCTCCCAGGTCTTGTTCTGCTGAAGTTAGTCGTCGTTCTACATACACAAATTGGAAATCCTCCCTCGAAAACGAGTGCCCCAAACCAGCAATCCCG CTTAACGAGCTGAACGAAAGCTACAGAGAGAGCCTGACAAGATTCGTGGAAGGCTTAGGACCGACAGCGAAAAGGATTGCCAACAGGAAACTACAAGCTCTCGAGGCGAACATTGCCCCAGTCCAGACTCCATCATTTCAAGTTCCAACAGCCTATGCCACATTCCAAATGCCATCTTCTGTGCCCTCCATTTCCTCAGCTGCCCTGACCTCTGATCTGACCCTGCCTGATTCGATACCCGGCTTTGGCCCTCCCGGGAATCTGCCCAGCATTGCAGAAACAGCCAACAAGCAGAAAAGCTCCAACAAGACTGCCCCGGGATCAGTTCTGCAGTACAAGAGGAGCACCAAAAAAGTGTCTGAAACAGAGAAGAGGGCTCAAAACCGAGGCAAAATTAGTGAAAAGCAGCCCGAAGATGCATCCAAGAAGACCAGCAGTTCTAAGCGGCCCGCGGGATCATCTGTGATAGTGGACACAAGAAAACCAGACGACAGCAAATTCCGCCCAATCGTCTTGGCTCTAGAGCAATCCTCACCCCCCGAGCTGAAAACGAGGAACAGGAGAAGTACTAATGCATCAACACTCCCCCCGAAATCTCAGAACAAGTCCACCCCCGCGCCTCCCTGCAAGAACAACGCCAAGGCGGATAAAGccagcaacagcagcagcagcagcaaggCGCCCGCCCTGCAGCCTCCAACAACACAGCCAATGCCACCGCCAAGCCTTCCATTGCTCTCGGGCTTCACTTTCAATATGCCATTCCTGAAAGCACAGCTAAACCAGATGAATCCTTCTGCTGCTGCTCCTCACACATGGGACACCAGGCTGTTTGAAGCAACACCCAGACTTGCTCCCAGAGATTATCTCAGGTTTGGAAGTAGTGTCAGTTCTAGTGCTCTGAACCTTGCCCCCAACCTAGATGAACATCAACAAATCCCACCACCAAGGGCTTGCCTTTATGGTAACAATACTACTGCTAACAATGCTCAATCATCCTGGCAGTCCTTGGCCCCTCCATTAGACTCTGATTTGTCCCTTCAGCTATATAAGTAA